CACGCTGGAGGAAATCGTCGCCCGGATGGTGGAGGTGGCGGCGGCCGGCGGCACGGTCGCGCGGGTGCATACAGGCGACCCGGCTGTCTACGGGGCGATTTTGGAGCAGATCGTGCATCTCAACGAAGCGGGCGTCGAATGGGAGATTGTGCCGGGCGTGTCGTCGGTGTTCGCGGCCGCGGCGGTGCTCGGCGCAGAATTGACGGTGCCGGAGCTGACGCAGACGCTGATTTTGACGCGGGCGGAGGGGCGGACGCCGGTGCCGGAAGGCGAGAAGCTGAAGGATCTGGCGAAGCACGGGGCGACGATCGCTCTGTTCCTGTCCGCCACGCTGATCGACAAAGTGGTGGCGGAGTTGCGGGAAGCGGGCTGGAGCGGGGAGACGCCGGTGGCGGTCGTGCAAAAAGCGACCTGGCCCGACCAACAGGTGCTCCGCTCGACGCTGGGGGAAGTGGCGGGCGAAATGAAGCGACTCGGCATCCGTTCGCATGCGATGGTGCTCGCCGGAAAAGCGCTCGATCCGGCACTGCAGTGGTCGCATCAGCACAAGTCGAAGCTGTACGACAAGACCTTCGCCCACCGCTATCGGCGGGCGGTGAAAGAGGAAGACGATACGCGGGCGGGTGCCACCTGCAGTTGCAGCAAACACCAGCCGGACGCATTGCAACAGGTGGGCGTACCGGAACAGCTAGTCACCGAACCGATCGTATCACATGGTGAGCAGTCGACCGGTCGGCCTGAACGACACATGGCAGTGCGAGGTGAAGCGTAATGCGGATTGCAGAGAACCCGAAGGCGTACGCGATCGTCGGCATCACCAAACATGGGGCGGAACTGGCTCGCCGCCTAGCGGCGCGGATGCCGGATACCGACCTGTACCTGTCGGAAAAATTCCTGCAGCCGGGCGAGGCGCAAAAGGTCTACTCGTTCCCGACGAACGTAAGGCTTCTGCTGGAGCAGGCGTTTCACCGCTATGAAGGGTGGATTTTGCTGATCTCGCTGGGGGCGGTGGTGCGCATGATCGCACCCGTACTGAGAGATAAAAAAACCGATCCGGCCGTCGTGGTGGTCGACGATAAAGCGCAATTCGCCATCTCTGTGCTGTCGGGCCATCTCGGCGGGGCTAACGCCCTGACCGAAAGGGTGGCAGAGATTCTCGGCGCGACGCCGGTGGTGACGACCGCCTCCGATGTGTCCGGCACGATCGCGGTCGATCTGCTGGGGCGCGAGTTTGGCTGGCAACTCGACGACGACCGGCACGTCACGCCCGCATCGGCGGCGGTGGTGAACGAGGAACCGGTGGCGGTCATCCAGGAAACGGGGGAACCCGGCTGGTGGCGGCGAAAATCGCCGATCCCGCCGCAAATCCAGGTGGTACGAAGTCTGGAGGAGGCGAGAGCGGTGCGGCCGCAGGGGTTCAACGCGGTGCTCTGGATCACCGATCGGCTGTTGGCCGAGCCGGAACTGGCAATCGCTCCGTACCGGGTGATCTACCGGCCGAAGTCAATTGTAGTGGGGCTTGGCTGCAATCGCGGAACCTCGCTGGAAGAGATCGAAAACGTGGTGTTTGCAACATTGGACCAGCAACGGCTGTCCTGGAAAAGCGTCGCGTGCATCGCAACCATCAGTCTGAAAAAGGACGAGGCCGGGCTGTTGGCTCTGTCCGAAAAATTCGGCTGGCCGCTCGTGGCATACGAGCCGGATCAATTGAACACCGTACCGATTCCCAACCCGTCCGAAACCGTTTTTAAGTTTACCGGCGCCTACGGGGTCAGCGAACCGGCCGCCTTGTTGGCTGCCGGGACAGACCAGCTGCTACTGGAAAAAGTGGCGAGCGGCAATGTGACGATCGCGCTGGCCCGGGTCGATTTTGCCCAGAAGCTGGGGGCCGCCACATCGGATGGGGCCCGGGGAGAGGATAACGCGAACGGGTTTTGGCACGGAGAGGGCCAGGGGAACGGAACAGCGACTTCACGGAAGCCCGGGGTATCCGCTTCTGTTGAGACGGAGGTGACAACATGAACCGGATTCCCCGCCTGGTGGTGGCCGGCACAGGCTCGGGAGCCGGCAAAACCACCTTGACGGTCGGCCTGATGGCCGCTTTTCAAAACAGAGGGCTGCAGGTGCAGGGGTACAAGGTCGGCCCCGATTA
This genomic window from Effusibacillus pohliae DSM 22757 contains:
- a CDS encoding cobalt-precorrin 5A hydrolase, with product MRIAENPKAYAIVGITKHGAELARRLAARMPDTDLYLSEKFLQPGEAQKVYSFPTNVRLLLEQAFHRYEGWILLISLGAVVRMIAPVLRDKKTDPAVVVVDDKAQFAISVLSGHLGGANALTERVAEILGATPVVTTASDVSGTIAVDLLGREFGWQLDDDRHVTPASAAVVNEEPVAVIQETGEPGWWRRKSPIPPQIQVVRSLEEARAVRPQGFNAVLWITDRLLAEPELAIAPYRVIYRPKSIVVGLGCNRGTSLEEIENVVFATLDQQRLSWKSVACIATISLKKDEAGLLALSEKFGWPLVAYEPDQLNTVPIPNPSETVFKFTGAYGVSEPAALLAAGTDQLLLEKVASGNVTIALARVDFAQKLGAATSDGARGEDNANGFWHGEGQGNGTATSRKPGVSASVETEVTT